One genomic region from Bacillus sp. SLBN-46 encodes:
- the nagB gene encoding glucosamine-6-phosphate deaminase yields the protein MKIIEVENYDQMSRTAANYIIDKVKQNPTLTLGLATGGTPKGTYEQLIKDHGENRTSYEKVTTFNLDEYIGFSGEHPSSYRYYMDEQLFHHINIPKAQTHIPKGDAKDMEQECVRYEKSIDDHGGIDLQILGIGSNGHIGFNEPGTKFGAKTHIVTLDESTREANSRYFKSMDEVPRFAISMGIASIMKSREILLLVSGESKKEAMKQLLCGEVTESFPASILQLHPNVTIIADQQALDEAKDFC from the coding sequence ATGAAGATTATTGAAGTAGAAAATTATGATCAAATGAGCCGAACGGCAGCGAATTATATTATCGACAAGGTAAAGCAGAACCCTACGCTTACCCTTGGATTGGCAACGGGAGGGACCCCGAAAGGAACCTATGAACAACTGATCAAGGATCATGGCGAAAACAGGACTTCCTATGAGAAGGTGACTACGTTTAATTTGGATGAATATATTGGTTTTTCCGGGGAGCATCCAAGCAGCTACCGTTACTATATGGATGAACAATTATTTCATCATATCAATATTCCTAAGGCCCAGACCCACATTCCTAAAGGCGATGCGAAGGATATGGAACAGGAATGTGTGCGATATGAAAAGTCAATCGATGACCATGGTGGAATTGACCTCCAAATTCTCGGAATTGGCAGCAATGGCCACATTGGTTTTAATGAGCCTGGGACAAAGTTTGGTGCTAAGACACATATTGTGACGCTCGATGAATCAACGAGGGAGGCGAATTCACGATACTTCAAGTCGATGGATGAGGTGCCGAGGTTTGCGATTTCGATGGGAATTGCTTCGATTATGAAAAGTCGGGAGATTCTTCTACTGGTTTCGGGTGAATCGAAAAAAGAGGCGATGAAGCAGCTGCTTTGTGGGGAAGTGACAGAAAGCTTTCCAGCTTCCATTTTACAATTACATCCGAATGTCACGATTATTGCTGATCAACAAGCGTTGGATGAGGCGAAGGATTTTTGTTGA
- a CDS encoding GntR family transcriptional regulator produces MIDKTSPIPIYYQLEQQIKTMIENKEWMPGDLLPSEREFSEKYQISRMTVRQAINNLVQMGLLNRKQGRGTFVSDLKIEKRGLTSFSEDMLERGMTPSSELLDFKVIPATAAIAQDLRIKEAEPVYEIKRIRLADGVPMALETNYISADLVPGITVELMNQSIYQFIQEKLNLSITHASQSIEASVVDSMEAEYLQIPKGAPTLFIQRIAMLENNVPLETVKSLYRADRYKFMIDLKR; encoded by the coding sequence ATGATTGATAAAACCTCTCCAATCCCGATTTACTATCAATTAGAGCAACAGATAAAGACAATGATTGAAAACAAGGAATGGATGCCAGGAGACTTGCTGCCATCTGAAAGGGAATTCTCTGAGAAGTACCAAATTAGTCGAATGACGGTCCGCCAAGCGATTAATAACCTGGTGCAAATGGGGTTACTGAACCGAAAACAGGGAAGAGGCACCTTTGTGTCGGATCTGAAGATTGAAAAGCGTGGGTTAACGAGCTTTTCGGAGGACATGCTTGAAAGAGGGATGACGCCAAGCAGTGAGTTGTTGGATTTCAAGGTTATACCGGCTACAGCGGCGATTGCTCAGGATTTACGCATAAAGGAAGCTGAGCCTGTGTATGAGATCAAGCGGATTCGTTTGGCCGATGGTGTCCCAATGGCATTGGAGACCAACTATATTTCGGCAGATTTAGTTCCGGGGATAACAGTGGAGCTAATGAATCAATCGATCTATCAATTTATCCAAGAGAAATTGAATTTATCGATCACGCATGCCAGCCAATCAATCGAGGCTTCGGTTGTGGATAGTATGGAAGCGGAGTATCTTCAAATCCCAAAAGGGGCACCTACTCTCTTCATCCAGCGAATCGCGATGCTGGAAAATAACGTCCCGCTAGAAACCGTCAAATCCCTCTACCGCGCCGACCGCTATAAATTTATGATCGACCTGAAGAGATAG
- a CDS encoding substrate-binding domain-containing protein, with translation MKKTTIADVAQHAKVSKSTVSQYLNKRYDYMAEHTKQRIEDAIKELGYRPNIVARSLKQKSTMTIGVIVANILHNFSTQVIRSIEDMCHLYDFHLIVCNADDDPEKEKRYIEMLRAKQVDGIILFPTGDNLELYEEMVDEKYPVIFVDRIVPEVSIPSVMLDNENAAGLAVQHFIEKGYKRIGIITNVIRNVSPRMERITGYKKALQSNGIPIKEQYIKKLEINKIQTGLEEMLSLEEPIQAVLAGNDLTLMEILKYVKKQDLRIPADLAIIGIDDVSFASFYEPALTIVEQPSFEIGKKAAELLLSKIQKKDVEDEQANYRLEPRLIVRNSC, from the coding sequence ATGAAAAAAACGACCATTGCTGATGTAGCTCAGCATGCAAAGGTATCTAAGAGTACAGTTTCCCAATATTTAAATAAAAGATACGACTACATGGCAGAACATACGAAACAGCGAATTGAGGATGCCATCAAGGAATTGGGTTATCGGCCAAATATCGTGGCAAGAAGCTTAAAGCAGAAATCCACCATGACAATTGGGGTCATCGTTGCCAACATCTTGCACAATTTTTCAACTCAGGTGATTCGGTCCATCGAAGACATGTGCCATCTTTATGATTTCCACCTAATTGTCTGTAATGCGGACGATGACCCAGAAAAAGAAAAGAGATACATTGAAATGCTTAGGGCTAAACAGGTAGATGGCATTATTCTTTTTCCTACAGGTGATAACCTAGAGCTCTATGAAGAAATGGTAGATGAAAAGTACCCAGTAATCTTTGTCGACCGTATAGTACCGGAAGTATCGATTCCATCTGTCATGCTAGACAACGAAAATGCGGCTGGTCTTGCTGTACAGCACTTTATTGAAAAAGGCTATAAGCGAATCGGGATTATTACGAATGTCATTCGCAATGTATCACCGAGGATGGAGCGGATTACCGGCTATAAAAAGGCTTTACAAAGTAATGGAATTCCGATTAAAGAACAGTACATTAAGAAACTAGAAATCAATAAAATCCAAACGGGTTTGGAAGAAATGCTTTCGCTAGAAGAACCAATCCAAGCCGTTTTGGCGGGGAATGACCTTACTCTTATGGAAATCTTAAAGTACGTAAAAAAACAAGACCTCCGCATTCCTGCTGACCTTGCCATCATCGGCATTGATGATGTTTCGTTTGCTAGCTTTTATGAACCAGCTTTAACGATCGTTGAACAGCCATCCTTTGAGATAGGGAAGAAGGCCGCAGAGCTCTTGCTTAGTAAAATTCAGAAAAAAGACGTAGAGGATGAACAAGCCAATTATCGTTTAGAACCGAGACTTATTGTAAGAAATTCTTGTTAA
- a CDS encoding sugar kinase: protein MNDIITIGDAMITFNPVSTGPMRYVPSFERKVGGAELNVAIGCARLGLKTGWISRLGNDEFGRYIYNFVRGEGIDVSQVELVDGYPTSLNFKEIMEDGSGRTFYYRTNSPTTALTVDTLDEAYFKNAKVFHITGIFPAVDQAKNIELVKYAISLAKKHGVLISFDPNIRLKLWSKEEAKSALREFLPHVDILLTGVEEAELLFGVSDPLEIIEKSKHYGISYVAIKQGDKGSIGYHNGQYIEAPPVKAKKVVDTVGAGDGFDCGFIYGVLNQWSLVKTLHFANTIGSMVVSVSGDNEGLPYLDEVLIHLGEKEFIER from the coding sequence ATGAATGATATCATTACCATTGGAGATGCAATGATTACGTTTAATCCCGTCTCAACGGGACCTATGAGATATGTTCCTTCTTTTGAAAGGAAAGTCGGGGGAGCTGAACTAAATGTTGCCATCGGCTGTGCCCGTCTAGGTTTAAAAACTGGGTGGATCAGCCGGTTAGGTAATGATGAGTTTGGTAGGTATATCTATAATTTTGTCCGCGGAGAAGGAATCGATGTCTCTCAAGTAGAGCTAGTAGATGGGTATCCTACTTCACTAAATTTTAAAGAAATTATGGAGGATGGAAGTGGCCGTACCTTCTATTATCGGACCAACTCTCCGACCACAGCTTTAACCGTGGATACACTGGATGAAGCTTATTTTAAGAACGCGAAGGTCTTTCATATCACCGGTATATTCCCTGCAGTTGATCAAGCGAAGAATATTGAACTAGTAAAATATGCAATTTCACTGGCGAAAAAGCACGGGGTGTTAATCTCATTCGATCCGAATATCCGATTAAAGCTTTGGAGTAAAGAAGAGGCGAAATCCGCCTTACGAGAATTCCTCCCACATGTGGATATTTTATTAACCGGCGTGGAAGAAGCGGAACTGCTATTCGGGGTAAGTGATCCCTTAGAAATCATCGAAAAAAGCAAGCATTACGGTATTTCCTATGTAGCAATTAAACAAGGAGATAAAGGTTCCATCGGCTATCACAATGGCCAGTATATCGAGGCTCCACCGGTAAAAGCAAAGAAGGTTGTGGACACGGTTGGTGCGGGTGATGGATTTGATTGCGGCTTTATTTATGGGGTCTTAAATCAATGGTCATTGGTGAAAACGCTTCATTTTGCTAATACCATTGGTTCAATGGTTGTCAGTGTTTCTGGCGACAACGAGGGACTTCCTTATTTAGATGAAGTGTTAATCCATTTAGGAGAAAAGGAATTCATAGAAAGATAG
- the hxlA gene encoding 3-hexulose-6-phosphate synthase — MNLQLALDRLTRDECFQLLQETEAFVDWIEVGTGVIKEYGMAIIREIKETYPHKVVVADMKTCDAGMHEAIQAFEAGADITTVMAFSADKTILDTLEVAKTYNKRIMIDLLGVTDRNRLVELQQLGVDLVSLHFGKDMQTEGELGAEQLAFTHGFDQFDVAVAGGINADSLPAVLQIQPDTIIVGSTITKADIPAEAAAVMKGLLPR; from the coding sequence ATGAATCTTCAACTAGCCCTTGACCGCTTAACGCGGGATGAGTGCTTTCAGCTTTTGCAAGAAACAGAAGCCTTTGTGGATTGGATAGAGGTAGGTACCGGAGTAATCAAGGAATACGGAATGGCCATTATTCGGGAGATTAAAGAGACTTACCCACATAAAGTGGTTGTTGCTGATATGAAAACCTGTGACGCTGGGATGCATGAGGCAATTCAAGCATTTGAGGCAGGTGCAGATATTACGACCGTGATGGCCTTTTCTGCTGATAAGACGATCTTGGATACGCTTGAAGTGGCGAAAACCTATAACAAGCGGATCATGATTGATCTATTGGGAGTAACCGATCGTAACCGACTGGTTGAATTGCAGCAGCTAGGAGTGGACCTGGTGAGTCTCCATTTTGGCAAGGATATGCAGACAGAAGGCGAACTGGGTGCTGAGCAATTAGCCTTCACACATGGCTTTGATCAATTTGATGTGGCAGTTGCAGGTGGAATCAACGCAGATTCCCTTCCAGCGGTATTACAAATTCAGCCTGATACCATTATCGTTGGCAGTACGATCACGAAGGCTGATATTCCAGCAGAAGCTGCTGCTGTCATGAAAGGACTGTTACCACGATGA
- the hxlB gene encoding 6-phospho-3-hexuloisomerase, giving the protein MKSIITTVVNEISTVIGQISEEEALHLSKHLREAKRIFVYGEGRSGLMGKAFAMRLMHGGFPVYVIGETVTPSIEADDLLVAISGSGSTGAILQYASKSKELGAKVFLVTTNRDSKIASICDGILVIPAATKYRRPSEPQTIQPLGNQFDQSVHLVLDAIIIGTLQTEDQDSTYGEMTKRHTNLE; this is encoded by the coding sequence ATGAAATCTATTATTACTACAGTGGTGAATGAAATCTCCACTGTCATTGGCCAAATCAGCGAGGAAGAAGCGCTCCATTTATCCAAGCATCTACGAGAGGCAAAGCGAATCTTTGTTTATGGTGAAGGCCGCTCGGGTTTAATGGGAAAGGCCTTTGCGATGCGACTTATGCACGGCGGATTTCCTGTTTATGTGATTGGTGAAACGGTAACACCCAGTATCGAAGCAGATGATTTATTAGTAGCCATCTCTGGATCAGGGTCAACAGGAGCCATCCTACAATATGCATCAAAATCAAAAGAGCTTGGTGCCAAAGTCTTTCTTGTTACGACAAATAGAGATTCTAAGATTGCTTCTATCTGTGACGGGATTCTTGTGATTCCCGCCGCAACCAAATACCGGAGACCAAGTGAACCACAGACGATTCAACCCCTTGGGAATCAATTTGATCAATCTGTTCACCTCGTTCTAGACGCGATTATCATTGGGACTTTACAAACAGAGGATCAAGATTCTACCTATGGTGAAATGACTAAGCGGCATACGAACCTTGAATAG
- a CDS encoding bifunctional 4-hydroxy-2-oxoglutarate aldolase/2-dehydro-3-deoxy-phosphogluconate aldolase has product MNVVNFIKENPIVAVIREATPGNILPIVNALYKGGVKVVEITAETPKVMTMIEKVTDEFCDQVLVGAGTVLDPETARAAIMAGSTFIVSPSLNPETIKMTKRYGVTSIPGALTPTEILTAYEHGADMIKVFPANAFGPGYVKNIHGPFPHIPLMVTGGINQGNVLEYMGSGALAVGVGSNLVDPKLLKSDEDYHALTSKARAYTEVVSKNNILIKK; this is encoded by the coding sequence GTGAATGTAGTCAATTTCATTAAAGAAAATCCAATAGTGGCAGTTATACGCGAAGCGACTCCTGGAAATATCCTCCCAATTGTAAACGCTTTATATAAGGGCGGAGTTAAAGTAGTTGAGATCACTGCGGAAACGCCAAAAGTGATGACCATGATTGAAAAAGTGACAGATGAATTTTGTGATCAGGTTCTAGTTGGTGCGGGTACCGTTTTGGACCCTGAAACGGCTAGAGCAGCCATCATGGCAGGAAGTACATTTATTGTTTCTCCATCACTGAATCCTGAAACAATAAAAATGACAAAGCGTTATGGAGTAACCAGCATACCAGGAGCATTAACACCAACAGAGATTTTGACAGCTTATGAACACGGTGCCGATATGATTAAAGTTTTTCCAGCTAATGCCTTTGGTCCAGGCTATGTAAAAAATATTCATGGACCCTTCCCGCATATTCCATTAATGGTTACGGGAGGAATAAATCAAGGAAATGTCCTTGAGTACATGGGCAGCGGTGCTTTAGCAGTTGGAGTGGGAAGCAACTTAGTTGATCCTAAGCTTTTAAAAAGTGATGAGGATTATCACGCCTTAACTAGCAAAGCACGTGCATACACAGAGGTTGTTAGCAAAAATAATATACTTATAAAAAAGTAG
- a CDS encoding TRAP transporter substrate-binding protein — MKKLFSLSFALLLALSVVLAGCSSKETGTKSTGEADGAAKKIKLVAAHNQTSPDNPYQVGLLKFKEVAESKSKGNIEVEVHAGTIGTEEAELVQKLKLGAADVVLVSPGFMTQTGIKEVDLLALPYLFDSYEHWEKVVDGKVGEDITKLINEKSNNDFKIVGYWSAGVRHYYGKKPINKMSDLKGLTFRTQTSGVVADYWKQAGAIPTSIAWGELYQALQQNVVDSSENSYPYFVQQNHHKTKNGKYITETGHDYTTRFLLVNGKKFDSYTKEQKEIILEAAKASVEAERASVIAQESEYKEKAIAEGAVVNEIDRAPFIKLAEPLQDKAAKDMGVEKLLKEIRDLK, encoded by the coding sequence ATGAAAAAATTATTCTCATTATCCTTTGCATTACTTTTAGCATTATCTGTTGTTTTAGCAGGCTGTAGCAGTAAGGAAACTGGAACAAAGAGTACGGGTGAAGCTGATGGTGCAGCTAAAAAGATTAAGCTCGTTGCTGCTCATAACCAAACATCTCCGGATAACCCATATCAAGTTGGTCTTTTAAAGTTCAAAGAAGTGGCTGAAAGTAAGTCAAAAGGGAACATTGAAGTGGAAGTTCATGCGGGAACGATTGGAACAGAAGAGGCTGAATTAGTACAGAAGCTTAAGTTAGGCGCTGCGGATGTAGTATTAGTATCTCCTGGATTTATGACACAAACAGGAATTAAAGAAGTTGATTTGTTAGCGTTACCATACCTATTCGATAGCTACGAGCACTGGGAAAAAGTTGTAGATGGTAAAGTCGGCGAAGACATCACGAAGTTAATCAATGAAAAGTCTAATAACGATTTCAAAATTGTAGGTTACTGGTCTGCTGGTGTAAGACATTATTATGGTAAAAAGCCAATTAACAAAATGAGCGATTTAAAAGGGTTAACATTTAGAACACAAACTTCTGGTGTTGTGGCTGATTACTGGAAACAAGCTGGTGCCATTCCTACATCTATTGCTTGGGGCGAACTATACCAAGCATTACAGCAAAACGTTGTAGATTCATCTGAAAATTCTTATCCGTATTTTGTACAACAAAATCACCACAAGACGAAGAATGGTAAATACATCACTGAAACAGGCCATGATTACACAACAAGATTCTTATTAGTAAATGGCAAGAAGTTTGACTCTTATACGAAAGAACAGAAAGAAATTATTTTAGAAGCAGCAAAGGCTTCTGTTGAAGCAGAAAGAGCTTCTGTTATTGCTCAAGAAAGCGAATATAAAGAAAAAGCGATTGCTGAAGGAGCAGTTGTAAACGAGATTGATCGTGCACCATTTATTAAACTTGCAGAGCCGTTACAAGACAAGGCTGCAAAGGATATGGGCGTGGAAAAATTATTAAAAGAAATCAGAGACTTAAAGTAA
- a CDS encoding TRAP transporter small permease subunit, translating to MIKILEKIQLTIGVLSLSIFFITIIIQIATRHLGIPVIWTEEVANYSFIWSVFMGAAVMLNRKEHFSFDFLLQKLNGVSKTTLLMVIDTIVFLFAVALFYYGIEAVQNFWTYNWTSLPAMKMGYVWISIPITGLTMAIYSLNHLISSFKEIKRGGAKV from the coding sequence ATGATCAAAATTCTTGAGAAGATTCAGCTTACCATCGGTGTTTTAAGCTTATCGATCTTTTTTATCACCATTATCATTCAAATTGCCACCAGGCATTTGGGTATTCCGGTTATTTGGACGGAGGAAGTGGCGAATTATTCATTCATTTGGTCTGTCTTTATGGGAGCAGCGGTGATGCTGAATCGAAAAGAACATTTTAGCTTTGACTTTTTATTGCAAAAGCTTAACGGGGTATCAAAAACGACTTTATTAATGGTGATTGATACAATCGTATTCTTATTTGCTGTCGCTCTTTTCTATTATGGAATCGAGGCTGTACAGAATTTTTGGACGTATAATTGGACCTCTTTACCAGCGATGAAAATGGGCTATGTATGGATTTCTATCCCGATTACAGGGCTTACAATGGCCATTTATTCTCTTAATCATTTGATTAGTAGCTTCAAAGAAATAAAGAGAGGGGGGGCTAAGGTATGA
- a CDS encoding TRAP transporter large permease: protein MTAILLVALFLILMLIGVPIAFVIGIVALLGIFTVPYIPEVTVPMKMLNGINSFVLLAVPLFILAANLMNSGKISQKLIDLSMAIVGHIRGGLAHANILVSMIFAGVSGAAQADTAGVGKILIPNMKKQGYDTETAVGVTAASSTIGVIIPPSIPMIIFAGLTNASIGALFLGGIIPGILIGLGMMLFVYFRAIKKGYPKSERAKMKEFLKLVYETIPALITPFIIIGGIITGFFTATEAAAVASLYTLIISMFFYKTIKLSDLPKILTDTLALSSLSLFALAAASALGELLSYYQLSTMAQEFFVNNVGAKWVFILILIAFFLFIGTFMDAIPAMILFVPVILPTATHFGMTPVHLGLIVVITLAIGLVTPPYGLCLLLAGKIGELSIEKSLSAVMPYIAIILVVLIFVAFFPSIAFFVPKLINPGLFL from the coding sequence ATGACGGCAATTCTTTTAGTCGCATTGTTTCTCATCCTCATGTTGATCGGAGTTCCTATTGCATTTGTTATTGGGATTGTTGCTTTGTTGGGAATCTTTACAGTCCCATATATTCCAGAAGTAACTGTACCGATGAAAATGCTAAATGGAATCAATTCCTTTGTCCTGCTTGCGGTGCCACTCTTTATTCTGGCGGCGAACTTAATGAATAGTGGAAAAATATCACAAAAGTTGATTGACCTTTCAATGGCGATTGTCGGCCATATTAGAGGCGGTTTAGCCCATGCTAATATCCTTGTATCGATGATTTTTGCAGGTGTTTCTGGTGCTGCACAAGCTGATACTGCAGGTGTAGGTAAAATCTTAATCCCTAATATGAAGAAACAAGGTTATGACACGGAAACAGCGGTTGGAGTAACAGCAGCCTCTTCTACTATAGGTGTTATTATTCCGCCTAGTATTCCAATGATCATTTTTGCTGGTTTAACCAATGCGTCGATTGGAGCATTGTTCTTAGGCGGGATTATCCCAGGAATTTTAATCGGATTGGGAATGATGCTTTTCGTCTATTTTAGAGCAATCAAGAAAGGCTATCCAAAGTCTGAAAGAGCGAAAATGAAGGAATTTTTAAAATTGGTTTATGAAACGATCCCAGCTTTAATTACGCCATTTATTATCATTGGTGGGATTATTACAGGGTTTTTTACTGCTACAGAAGCAGCGGCAGTAGCCTCACTTTATACATTAATTATTAGTATGTTTTTCTATAAAACAATTAAGCTTTCTGATTTGCCTAAGATTTTGACTGATACACTTGCATTAAGCTCGCTTTCACTTTTTGCCCTTGCAGCCGCAAGTGCACTTGGTGAGTTATTGAGTTACTATCAATTATCAACGATGGCCCAGGAATTCTTTGTAAATAATGTTGGAGCTAAGTGGGTATTTATTTTAATTCTTATCGCTTTCTTCTTGTTTATTGGAACGTTTATGGATGCCATCCCAGCTATGATTCTCTTCGTTCCAGTTATTTTGCCTACGGCTACACATTTTGGAATGACGCCTGTTCATTTAGGTCTTATTGTCGTCATTACATTAGCCATTGGACTCGTTACGCCGCCTTACGGATTATGTTTATTGTTGGCCGGAAAAATTGGGGAGTTGAGTATTGAAAAGTCGCTCTCAGCAGTTATGCCATATATAGCCATTATTCTTGTCGTCCTTATTTTTGTAGCCTTTTTCCCAAGCATTGCATTCTTTGTGCCAAAGCTCATCAATCCAGGATTATTTTTATAA
- a CDS encoding cupin domain-containing protein: MVKREILSSDGSLMLVKVQLAKGFIGDVDQHPEEQISYIEKGKVEFEVNGEKRILAEGDKQYIPSNVVHQVKVLEECVILDIFTPIRRDLVQG; encoded by the coding sequence ATGGTAAAAAGAGAAATTTTAAGTAGCGACGGTTCACTTATGTTAGTAAAAGTTCAATTGGCTAAAGGGTTTATCGGTGATGTGGATCAGCATCCTGAAGAACAAATCAGCTATATTGAAAAAGGAAAAGTAGAATTTGAAGTAAATGGTGAAAAGAGAATCTTGGCTGAAGGTGATAAACAATATATCCCATCGAATGTTGTACACCAGGTCAAGGTTTTAGAGGAATGTGTGATTTTAGATATTTTCACTCCGATTCGCAGGGATTTAGTTCAGGGTTAA
- a CDS encoding GntR family transcriptional regulator, giving the protein MSHSKMGEKEIYQLLKSAIFNSELPPGTQLVESSLAEAFGVSRTPIRSVLSRLKYESLVRFIPNRGAFVYCPTPKEAEQIFFVRQILEPEATYLAALNASSSDLEKMNFFLNQEEQCYQENQAQLALQSIQSFHLAVIEACRNPYLIQYLREILSLTHIILTFYDVSETNTTHSNHEHRALYDAIYRRDADRAKQLAVEHIPFIISDIDFTKKLNHALSIDQIITRYTSK; this is encoded by the coding sequence TTGTCACATTCAAAAATGGGAGAAAAAGAGATTTATCAACTTTTAAAAAGCGCAATTTTTAATTCAGAACTTCCCCCGGGCACACAATTAGTTGAATCGTCCCTTGCTGAAGCATTTGGCGTGAGTCGAACCCCGATTCGGTCTGTTCTTTCCCGGCTGAAGTATGAATCTTTGGTTCGATTTATTCCCAATCGGGGGGCCTTTGTTTACTGCCCGACTCCTAAAGAAGCAGAGCAAATCTTTTTTGTTCGGCAGATTTTGGAACCGGAAGCTACTTATCTAGCTGCGCTTAATGCAAGTTCATCAGACCTTGAAAAGATGAACTTTTTCTTGAATCAAGAGGAACAATGTTATCAGGAAAATCAAGCACAATTAGCATTGCAATCCATTCAGTCATTTCATCTGGCAGTGATTGAGGCTTGTAGGAACCCCTATCTTATTCAATACTTGCGTGAGATTCTATCATTAACGCATATTATTCTTACCTTTTATGACGTTTCAGAAACTAATACCACACATTCTAATCATGAGCATCGGGCTTTGTATGATGCTATCTATCGACGAGACGCCGACCGAGCGAAACAACTTGCCGTCGAACACATTCCATTCATCATTAGTGATATTGACTTCACCAAAAAATTAAATCACGCTTTATCGATTGACCAAATTATTACTCGGTACACATCCAAGTAA
- the gabT gene encoding 4-aminobutyrate--2-oxoglutarate transaminase: MPFINMKTAVPGPKAQELLKRKEQVVARGPSNTVLSFAEKGEGALLTDVDGNTYIDFAGAIGTLNVGHSPARVVQALKNQLDQYIHTCFNVMMYEPYVALAEELVRITPGDHAKKAFFANSGAEAVENAVKIARKYTGRKGIISFERGFHGRTLLAMSLTSKVKPYKYQFGPFAPETFRAGYPYYFRRPEGMTEDQLDQELLRELETFFLAEAPTDEIAAVIIEPVQGEGGFVVPSKAFMQGLKKICEKYGILFIADEIQTGFARTGTMFAIEQFGVVPDLMTLSKSLGAGLPISAVVGRSEIMDAPAPGEIGGTYGGSPLGCVAALEVIKIIENDRLVERSQTIGKVLTERFESLQAKYPQMGDVRGLGSMIAVEFVKDPLTKEPDKESVAKIVAVAQQKGLILLSAGLFSNCIRVLVPLVVTDEQLDEGLAVLEAAIYEVLGQPVNA; the protein is encoded by the coding sequence ATGCCATTCATTAACATGAAAACAGCTGTACCTGGTCCGAAAGCCCAAGAGCTGTTAAAACGAAAGGAACAAGTGGTTGCACGTGGTCCGTCTAATACAGTTTTGTCCTTTGCGGAAAAGGGTGAAGGTGCCCTATTAACAGATGTTGACGGAAATACATATATCGATTTTGCCGGTGCAATTGGAACATTAAACGTTGGCCATAGTCCAGCTCGTGTGGTCCAGGCATTAAAAAATCAGCTAGATCAGTATATTCATACATGTTTTAACGTCATGATGTATGAGCCTTATGTTGCCTTGGCAGAAGAATTAGTTCGAATTACTCCAGGGGATCATGCGAAGAAAGCCTTTTTCGCTAATAGTGGAGCAGAGGCAGTTGAAAATGCTGTTAAAATCGCAAGAAAGTATACAGGTCGTAAAGGGATTATCTCATTTGAACGCGGCTTCCATGGCCGGACGCTTCTCGCGATGTCCTTAACTAGTAAAGTAAAGCCATATAAATATCAATTTGGACCTTTTGCCCCTGAGACATTCCGTGCTGGTTATCCGTATTATTTTCGTAGACCAGAAGGGATGACGGAGGATCAGCTTGATCAAGAACTGTTGAGAGAATTAGAGACTTTCTTCTTGGCAGAAGCGCCAACCGATGAAATCGCAGCTGTGATCATTGAGCCTGTTCAAGGGGAAGGTGGATTTGTCGTTCCTTCAAAAGCCTTTATGCAAGGGTTAAAGAAAATCTGTGAAAAATACGGCATCCTCTTTATCGCTGATGAAATTCAAACTGGGTTTGCCCGTACAGGAACGATGTTCGCTATTGAGCAATTTGGGGTTGTACCTGATTTAATGACGTTATCGAAATCCTTAGGAGCAGGCCTTCCGATTTCTGCGGTAGTTGGACGTTCGGAAATTATGGATGCTCCAGCACCTGGTGAAATTGGGGGTACCTATGGTGGAAGCCCGCTTGGCTGTGTAGCTGCTCTCGAAGTAATCAAAATCATTGAGAATGATAGATTAGTAGAAAGATCCCAAACAATCGGAAAGGTATTAACCGAACGGTTTGAGAGTTTGCAGGCAAAATATCCACAAATGGGGGATGTCCGAGGCCTAGGTTCCATGATTGCGGTTGAATTCGTGAAAGATCCATTAACGAAAGAACCGGATAAAGAATCGGTCGCAAAAATTGTGGCCGTTGCCCAACAAAAAGGGCTCATTCTTCTCAGTGCAGGCCTTTTCAGCAATTGTATTCGAGTGCTAGTTCCACTAGTAGTGACGGATGAGCAGCTAGATGAAGGGTTGGCTGTGTTGGAAGCAGCCATTTACGAAGTGCTGGGTCAACCAGTAAATGCTTAA